The Brasilonema sennae CENA114 genome includes a region encoding these proteins:
- a CDS encoding DUF1636 domain-containing protein, whose amino-acid sequence MSNKQHTLFVCTTCASTWQDGKRVGESGGQQLLQQLQELAQNWELRNNFPIQGVECMSACNRSCVIAFAAQDKLTYLFGDLPVDSSAEAILQCASQYYAKPDGSLPWSERPQALKKGILAKIPPLN is encoded by the coding sequence ATGAGCAACAAACAACATACTTTATTTGTTTGCACGACTTGTGCTAGCACCTGGCAAGACGGCAAGCGAGTTGGTGAAAGTGGTGGTCAACAACTACTACAGCAGCTTCAGGAACTTGCGCAAAACTGGGAATTGCGAAATAATTTCCCAATTCAGGGAGTTGAATGCATGAGTGCTTGTAATCGCTCTTGTGTCATTGCCTTTGCTGCCCAAGATAAATTAACCTATTTGTTTGGCGATTTGCCAGTTGACAGTAGCGCCGAAGCCATTCTGCAATGTGCCAGTCAATACTACGCTAAACCCGATGGTTCACTGCCTTGGTCAGAACGACCCCAAGCACTGAAAAAGGGGATTTTGGCAAAGATTCCACCACTTAATTAA
- the metE gene encoding 5-methyltetrahydropteroyltriglutamate--homocysteine S-methyltransferase, which yields MQIKSATLGYPRIGKNREVKKSLEAFWSGKIAAESLLQTVTEVEEANWKTQLDAGIEKIGIGDTTLYDHVLDWAFRFGLIPEPFQQFSGLERYFAMARGKEGIPALEMTKWFDTNYHYLVPEIASEILSADFSDFLQTVQRAQKILGKRAIPIILSPCTLLRLSKLESNIDEAVSKLIPLYINLLTELKNLGVDEVQMHEPALVLGDANSWKKHFQTVYNSLESVELPLHLVTYFDDLGETYPWVIELPVSAISLDFTRGRNLELIKTYGFPEDKRLGLGIIDARNIWQIRPEQVLSVLQEIVDNLHVKSLDIQPSASLQFVPYDAKGEKQLPSALRNVLSFAEQKLQEVVLLARTIIGDNTKTEQEFLESSWSQFEQFSPVNHSIQERRKTLKIDDFQRSLSYGLRLDSQIPLPLFPTTTIGSFPQTSEVRQLRVRYKRGELSQEAYQAAIDVEIAKSIKLQEELGLDVLVHGEFERTDMVEFFGQQLSGFAFTENGWVQSYGSRYVRPPIIYGDVIRTAPMTVREFKVAQSLTEKPVKGMLTGPVTILNWSYTRTDISRQEQAFQIALALRDEVADLEAARAKVIQVDEPALREGLPLKPQRWSEYLSWAVDAFRLATAVAQPQTQIHTHMCYCEFGDIIKDIERLDADVISIENSRSNNQTLREITSGGYSHQVGNGVYDIHSPVVPTTEQILEQLRTGVANLPVKQIWVNPDCGLKTRRWEEVIPSMKNMVEAAKVLREEVNATPR from the coding sequence ATGCAGATTAAAAGTGCAACATTAGGCTATCCCCGTATTGGTAAAAATAGGGAAGTCAAGAAATCACTAGAAGCCTTTTGGAGTGGAAAGATAGCAGCAGAATCGTTGTTACAAACAGTAACAGAAGTTGAAGAAGCTAACTGGAAAACCCAGTTAGATGCAGGAATTGAAAAAATTGGGATTGGAGATACCACACTCTACGATCATGTACTTGACTGGGCGTTTCGTTTTGGTTTAATTCCCGAACCCTTCCAACAGTTTTCCGGCTTAGAACGCTACTTTGCAATGGCACGAGGGAAAGAAGGAATTCCCGCTCTTGAAATGACAAAGTGGTTCGATACTAACTATCACTATCTTGTCCCTGAAATCGCCTCAGAAATCCTGTCAGCAGATTTCAGCGACTTTTTACAAACAGTGCAGCGCGCCCAAAAGATATTAGGTAAAAGGGCAATCCCCATTATACTTAGTCCCTGTACACTCCTGCGCTTAAGCAAACTAGAATCAAATATTGACGAGGCGGTATCAAAGCTAATACCACTTTACATCAACCTACTTACAGAACTGAAAAATCTGGGAGTAGACGAAGTGCAAATGCACGAACCTGCCTTAGTTTTGGGTGATGCCAATTCCTGGAAAAAACACTTTCAAACAGTTTATAACTCACTTGAGTCTGTAGAACTACCCCTACACCTAGTTACTTACTTTGATGACTTAGGGGAAACCTATCCTTGGGTCATAGAATTACCAGTCAGCGCAATTAGTTTGGACTTCACTCGCGGACGAAACTTAGAGTTAATCAAAACTTACGGTTTCCCTGAAGATAAGCGACTGGGATTAGGAATTATAGATGCCAGAAACATTTGGCAAATTCGTCCAGAACAAGTTCTCTCCGTATTGCAAGAGATTGTAGACAATTTACATGTAAAGTCTCTAGATATTCAGCCATCAGCTTCTTTGCAGTTTGTTCCCTACGATGCTAAAGGAGAAAAACAACTGCCATCAGCATTAAGAAATGTTTTAAGTTTTGCAGAACAGAAACTTCAAGAAGTGGTGTTATTGGCTCGAACAATCATAGGAGACAATACCAAAACAGAGCAAGAATTTCTTGAGTCAAGCTGGAGTCAATTCGAGCAGTTTAGTCCAGTAAATCACTCAATTCAAGAAAGAAGAAAAACTCTGAAGATTGATGATTTTCAGCGCTCCTTATCCTATGGATTGCGTCTTGATTCCCAAATTCCTCTTCCTCTGTTCCCGACAACCACAATTGGTTCCTTTCCCCAAACTTCTGAAGTACGTCAACTCCGGGTGCGCTACAAACGGGGCGAGTTGAGTCAGGAAGCGTACCAAGCTGCAATTGATGTTGAAATTGCCAAGAGTATTAAACTACAGGAGGAATTAGGGTTAGATGTTCTAGTTCATGGTGAATTTGAACGCACCGACATGGTGGAATTTTTTGGACAGCAGTTATCAGGCTTCGCTTTCACTGAAAATGGTTGGGTGCAAAGTTACGGTAGCCGTTATGTTCGTCCACCAATTATTTACGGTGATGTGATTCGTACTGCGCCTATGACAGTGCGTGAGTTTAAAGTAGCTCAATCATTGACTGAAAAACCTGTCAAAGGGATGTTGACAGGTCCTGTAACTATCTTAAATTGGTCTTACACCAGGACGGATATTTCTCGTCAAGAACAAGCTTTTCAAATTGCTTTGGCGTTGCGGGATGAGGTAGCGGATTTGGAAGCTGCTCGTGCAAAAGTCATTCAAGTAGATGAACCAGCGCTACGTGAAGGTTTACCTCTAAAGCCTCAACGGTGGAGTGAATATCTTTCTTGGGCTGTGGATGCATTTCGTTTGGCGACAGCAGTAGCCCAACCCCAAACTCAAATTCATACCCACATGTGCTACTGCGAATTTGGTGACATTATCAAGGATATTGAACGGTTAGATGCTGATGTTATTTCGATTGAAAATAGTCGCAGCAATAATCAAACTTTGCGAGAAATAACATCAGGTGGCTACTCACATCAAGTTGGTAATGGAGTTTATGACATCCATAGTCCCGTAGTCCCAACAACTGAACAGATTTTAGAGCAATTGCGGACTGGAGTTGCTAATTTACCCGTAAAACAAATTTGGGTGAACCCAGATTGCGGTTTGAAAACTCGGCGTTGGGAAGAGGTGATTCCCTCAATGAAAAACATGGTAGAAGCCGCCAAAGTCTTGCGGGAGGAAGTTAACGCAACTCCGAGATAG
- a CDS encoding GIY-YIG nuclease family protein gives MPTNDSELQIQARRILDEIAFIPFEQCQPLSRGFENIPPRPGIYAIRHRTDGLLYIGKTKSLRGCFSGGHKAFLWAWLDKYDDEDVRIAMQLISHWESPALLLELEAIILRATEPPYNVQIPTEM, from the coding sequence ATGCCAACGAACGATTCTGAACTGCAAATCCAAGCGCGGAGAATTCTAGACGAGATCGCCTTTATTCCCTTTGAGCAATGCCAGCCCTTAAGCCGTGGGTTTGAGAATATTCCTCCTCGTCCTGGCATTTACGCAATCAGGCACAGGACTGACGGATTACTCTACATCGGTAAAACTAAAAGCTTGCGGGGTTGTTTCAGTGGCGGGCATAAAGCTTTTCTGTGGGCATGGCTCGACAAATATGACGATGAGGATGTGCGGATTGCAATGCAGTTGATTTCGCACTGGGAAAGCCCTGCGTTATTATTGGAGCTAGAAGCGATTATTTTAAGAGCCACTGAACCACCTTACAACGTCCAAATTCCGACGGAGATGTAA
- a CDS encoding MAPEG family protein — protein sequence MTQDAIFGPFFATVFLTLLVWVYMYIRRISFITSLKTRPQDLDPGTLAQISPPNVSNPSDNLKNLFEIPVLFYALVLYLFITKQVDAVYVNAAWLFVIFRTLHSAVHCTFNLIMLRFYLYLFATLAVWFIAIRAALVHFS from the coding sequence ATGACGCAAGATGCAATCTTTGGTCCCTTCTTCGCAACAGTGTTTCTGACACTCCTAGTCTGGGTGTATATGTACATCCGCCGGATCAGTTTCATCACAAGCCTAAAGACTCGCCCGCAAGACCTTGATCCTGGCACACTGGCGCAGATCTCGCCACCAAACGTATCCAATCCATCAGATAACCTAAAAAACCTGTTCGAGATTCCGGTACTTTTTTATGCACTCGTGCTATACCTGTTCATCACAAAGCAAGTGGATGCAGTGTATGTGAACGCCGCATGGCTATTTGTTATATTTCGCACATTGCATAGCGCCGTGCATTGCACATTCAATCTGATCATGCTTCGGTTCTACCTCTACCTATTTGCCACACTCGCGGTGTGGTTCATCGCGATTCGCGCAGCCCTTGTCCACTTCAGCTGA
- a CDS encoding DUF6220 domain-containing protein, which translates to MTINSEIDRDRAPIRSMQIGFYATSVIFNLCLIAQLLTVGVAYFVNPAWWDIHVWLVRAYSGLSLLLLGWSFITPFSPQIRRLTATLPVLLGLQFCSIHLKSPLHLEVLHPLIGFALLYVSSSVVHRVWRSLSPTHQQNEQV; encoded by the coding sequence ATGACCATCAATTCGGAAATTGATCGTGATCGCGCTCCCATCCGTTCGATGCAAATCGGCTTTTATGCGACTTCAGTCATCTTTAACCTCTGCTTGATTGCTCAATTATTAACGGTTGGAGTCGCTTACTTTGTTAATCCTGCATGGTGGGATATTCATGTTTGGCTAGTCCGAGCATATAGTGGACTGTCATTACTATTACTGGGATGGTCGTTCATCACCCCATTCTCACCCCAAATACGACGTCTCACCGCAACTCTACCAGTGCTGCTTGGACTACAATTTTGCAGCATTCATCTCAAAAGTCCTTTACACCTAGAGGTACTACATCCTTTAATTGGATTTGCGTTACTCTACGTTTCTTCAAGTGTTGTACATCGTGTATGGCGCAGTCTATCGCCCACCCATCAGCAAAATGAGCAAGTTTAA
- a CDS encoding LuxR C-terminal-related transcriptional regulator, translating into MTSSLGFLFEAINQTHSEHDLRSQVVPKIGEYFAAKRWGIFFFDQLPLIDRNLQKILKIALSIEHNPVARYLVERHAPVHEALVTSPKAWKLICPRPDHWHVMAGPIINRGQLVGVVGCTREKSMPAFDTQNLVDLSAICLHLSVWTATVRSQSVCAGKSLPPSFRTNRLTPRELEIAELVALGRTNAEIGTELWITENSVKQALKRMFRKLEVSSRAQMVAQLSVNTQRLTTGIV; encoded by the coding sequence ATGACTAGTTCTTTGGGATTTCTGTTTGAAGCCATCAACCAAACTCATAGCGAACATGATCTGCGATCGCAAGTCGTGCCAAAAATTGGTGAGTATTTTGCAGCGAAACGATGGGGGATTTTTTTCTTCGACCAACTGCCCTTAATAGATCGCAATCTTCAGAAAATATTGAAAATTGCACTCTCAATCGAACATAATCCTGTGGCGCGTTATTTGGTGGAGCGTCATGCTCCTGTCCACGAAGCATTAGTGACATCACCCAAGGCTTGGAAATTAATCTGTCCTCGTCCGGATCATTGGCATGTGATGGCAGGACCAATCATAAATCGCGGTCAATTAGTGGGTGTAGTAGGCTGCACACGTGAAAAGTCAATGCCTGCCTTTGATACCCAAAATCTAGTCGATTTGAGTGCCATCTGCTTGCACTTATCTGTTTGGACTGCGACAGTGCGTTCACAAAGTGTTTGTGCAGGAAAATCGCTTCCCCCCTCCTTTAGAACCAATCGCTTAACGCCTCGTGAATTAGAAATAGCAGAGTTGGTTGCTTTGGGGCGAACTAACGCAGAAATTGGGACTGAACTTTGGATTACGGAAAATTCTGTTAAGCAAGCCTTAAAGCGAATGTTCCGTAAGCTTGAGGTTTCGTCGCGTGCACAGATGGTTGCACAACTTTCAGTGAACACCCAAAGGCTAACCACAGGAATCGTCTAA
- a CDS encoding UPF0175 family protein, translated as MSVVIPDDILTAAGISEAELKLEIAIMLFQQEKISIGKARRLAEMNLIEFQREIASRGICIHYDVEEFEADLKTLREMGRL; from the coding sequence ATGAGTGTAGTTATTCCCGATGACATTCTTACTGCAGCTGGAATTTCAGAAGCTGAATTAAAGCTAGAAATTGCGATTATGTTGTTCCAACAAGAAAAAATCAGCATTGGGAAAGCGCGTCGTTTAGCAGAAATGAATTTAATTGAGTTTCAACGCGAAATTGCTAGTCGCGGAATTTGTATTCATTATGATGTTGAAGAGTTTGAAGCTGACCTAAAAACTTTACGGGAAATGGGCAGACTGTGA
- a CDS encoding DUF3368 domain-containing protein, with protein MIVVCDTSPITNLAAVGQLNLLQQLYSNIIIPQAVYDEMVNLDYAVPGASEVQTLSWIQHQQVINRTLVTSLLAELDQGEAEAIVLAIELGADLLLLDERRGRKVASRYGLNITGLLGILIEAKHKGLIPTVKPVLDDLILQVGFRVSNKLYADTLQAAGE; from the coding sequence GTGATTGTTGTTTGTGACACTTCACCAATCACTAACCTTGCTGCTGTTGGACAACTAAATCTGTTGCAACAACTTTACAGCAACATCATCATTCCCCAAGCAGTTTACGATGAGATGGTAAATCTAGACTATGCAGTGCCTGGTGCTAGTGAAGTACAAACCTTATCCTGGATTCAACACCAACAGGTAATTAACCGTACCTTGGTAACATCACTCTTAGCAGAGTTAGATCAAGGCGAGGCAGAAGCTATTGTTTTGGCTATTGAGTTAGGGGCAGATTTGCTGCTACTAGACGAACGACGTGGCAGAAAAGTCGCGTCCAGATATGGACTCAATATTACTGGGCTGTTAGGAATTCTAATTGAAGCTAAACACAAAGGGCTGATCCCAACTGTGAAACCTGTACTTGATGACTTGATCCTACAGGTAGGTTTCCGTGTTAGTAATAAACTTTATGCTGATACCTTGCAAGCAGCAGGAGAGTAG
- a CDS encoding ribonucleotide-diphosphate reductase subunit beta, whose product MYQPRQSLMPINPVFNPNGSDDTGNRLIWFGETTNLMQLNDVRYSWAVSLYRQMRENFWVPEKIDITQDVTDYVNLTPKERRAFDGILSYLTFLDSVQTCNVPHIKNSVTAPEIALCMAEQISQEAMHNQSYQYIIETVIPSDRRTHVYDFWRSDRVLKQRCEFIARLYQKYVDYPTPENYFVSLLADYLLEGLYFYNGFIFFYNLSSRMLMSGSADIFRMINRDELSHVRLYQKLIPEAMQIFPHSREQIYEMFANAVEHECKWTGHIVGDDILGITANSTEQYTKYLANTRLKAIGLEPLFPEAIYKKSPYAHLERFSDTKKEGNTKANFFEASVTSYVMSSSVEGWDDF is encoded by the coding sequence ATGTACCAACCAAGACAATCATTAATGCCGATTAATCCCGTTTTTAATCCGAACGGGAGTGATGATACAGGAAACCGTTTGATATGGTTTGGGGAGACTACTAACTTAATGCAATTAAACGACGTTCGCTACTCGTGGGCTGTGTCTCTCTACCGTCAAATGCGTGAGAACTTCTGGGTTCCCGAAAAAATTGATATTACTCAAGACGTAACAGATTACGTCAATCTCACCCCTAAAGAACGACGTGCATTTGATGGCATCCTCAGCTACCTGACGTTTCTCGATTCGGTGCAAACCTGTAATGTACCTCACATCAAAAATAGCGTCACCGCACCCGAAATTGCACTGTGTATGGCGGAACAAATTTCCCAAGAGGCAATGCACAATCAGTCCTATCAATACATTATTGAAACGGTGATTCCGAGCGATCGCCGAACACACGTCTATGATTTTTGGCGGAGCGATCGCGTTCTCAAACAACGATGCGAATTTATTGCTAGACTATACCAAAAGTATGTTGATTACCCGACACCAGAGAATTATTTCGTCTCACTGTTAGCAGATTACTTGTTGGAAGGATTGTATTTCTACAACGGGTTTATATTTTTCTACAATCTGTCCTCACGGATGCTCATGTCTGGGAGTGCCGATATTTTTAGAATGATTAACCGAGATGAACTTTCCCATGTTCGGCTGTATCAAAAATTGATTCCAGAAGCGATGCAAATTTTCCCCCACAGCCGTGAACAAATCTATGAAATGTTTGCGAACGCCGTTGAGCATGAATGCAAGTGGACAGGACATATTGTCGGAGATGATATTCTTGGCATTACGGCAAACAGTACAGAACAGTACACAAAATATCTGGCAAATACTCGCTTGAAGGCGATCGGTTTAGAACCATTATTTCCAGAAGCTATCTACAAGAAAAGTCCCTATGCTCACTTGGAACGTTTCTCAGATACCAAGAAAGAAGGCAACACGAAAGCAAACTTCTTTGAAGCAAGTGTGACTAGTTACGTCATGTCCTCAAGTGTTGAAGGTTGGGATGATTTCTAA